From one Planktothrix agardhii NIES-204 genomic stretch:
- a CDS encoding two-component hybrid sensor and regulator, with the protein MAAIKILIVEDELIIAKGLARKLEKLEYVVVGIASSSVSALEKVTETQPDLILMDIVIKGDLDGIETAKIIQEKFNIPVIYVTAYADDETLERAEKTQSYGYILKPFKEREVHAAIKIALNKHQASLQMQHSLQEAQSVNDDKSRFFSIASHDLKTPLTAIQMSAGMLKDYSEKWPEDKKQKHLDRIQNSVQNMNNLLEDLLILSQAESGKLIFSPEPLEIVEFCQAIIEEIKPIANNKNPLVLITFPDVILGNLDKHLLRHILLNLLSNAIKYSPDGGKVSLTIHQEGQFVRCEVADQGIGLPKDYQNKLFQQFERASNVGNIKGTGLGLSIVKQAVDLHQGKITVKSEPGEGTIFTVILPL; encoded by the coding sequence ATGGCAGCCATTAAAATTTTAATCGTCGAAGATGAATTGATCATTGCCAAAGGATTGGCGAGGAAATTAGAAAAACTAGAATATGTGGTGGTGGGGATTGCGTCCTCTAGTGTATCGGCATTAGAAAAAGTGACAGAAACCCAACCGGATTTAATTTTGATGGATATTGTAATTAAGGGGGATTTAGATGGAATTGAAACGGCAAAAATTATTCAAGAAAAGTTTAATATTCCGGTTATTTATGTAACAGCTTATGCTGATGATGAAACCTTAGAACGGGCTGAAAAAACGCAATCCTATGGATATATTCTCAAACCGTTTAAGGAGCGAGAAGTTCATGCAGCGATTAAAATTGCCTTAAACAAGCATCAAGCCTCCTTACAAATGCAGCATTCTTTGCAAGAAGCCCAATCGGTTAACGATGATAAATCGCGGTTTTTCTCCATTGCTTCCCATGATTTAAAAACCCCATTAACAGCGATTCAAATGTCCGCCGGAATGTTGAAAGATTATAGTGAAAAATGGCCAGAAGATAAAAAGCAAAAACATTTAGATAGAATTCAAAACTCAGTGCAGAATATGAACAATCTTTTAGAAGATTTGTTAATATTAAGTCAGGCTGAATCTGGGAAACTAATCTTTAGTCCTGAACCCCTAGAAATTGTTGAATTTTGTCAAGCCATTATCGAAGAAATTAAACCCATTGCTAATAATAAAAATCCCCTGGTATTAATCACTTTTCCAGACGTTATTTTGGGAAACTTAGATAAACATTTATTGCGTCATATTTTATTAAATTTGTTATCTAATGCGATCAAATATTCTCCTGATGGGGGTAAAGTAAGCCTGACAATTCACCAAGAGGGTCAATTTGTCCGGTGTGAAGTGGCCGATCAAGGAATTGGTTTACCGAAAGATTATCAAAATAAACTATTTCAACAATTTGAACGCGCTAGTAACGTAGGAAATATTAAAGGGACAGGGTTAGGATTATCAATTGTTAAACAAGCTGTTGATTTACACCAAGGTAAAATTACAGTTAAAAGTGAACCGGGAGAGGGAACAATATTTACGGTAATTTTGCCTTTGTAG
- a CDS encoding pseudouridine synthase, RluA family, whose amino-acid sequence MNDSALIELTVDTENLPQDKQHRRLDVWLSQQVPDLSRSRIQTLITQGWVKINQQVCTTKKVSVQSGDRLEIILPPPEPLDLEAVDIPLDILYEDDCLLILNKPAGLVVHPSPGHQNDTLVNRLLAHCDQLSGIGGVQRPGIVHRLDKDTTGAIVVAKTDFALQSLQAQIKSKTARRQYLGVVYGVPKTNSGTINQPIGRHPIDRKRMAIVPIENGGREAITHWQMQERIGNYTLMLFTLETGRTHQIRVHTASMGNPIVGDPEYSRGKAIGVNLPGQALHAWKLTLNHPISGEIIEAIAPIPDTLKTLLEVLRRR is encoded by the coding sequence ATGAATGATTCCGCTCTGATTGAGTTAACCGTAGATACGGAAAATTTACCCCAGGATAAACAGCATCGACGGTTAGATGTGTGGTTATCTCAACAGGTTCCTGATCTGTCTCGATCGCGGATTCAAACTTTAATTACCCAGGGATGGGTAAAAATTAATCAACAGGTTTGTACGACTAAAAAAGTATCTGTGCAAAGTGGCGATCGCTTAGAAATTATTCTTCCACCCCCCGAACCTTTAGACTTAGAAGCAGTAGATATTCCCCTGGATATTTTATATGAAGATGATTGTCTTTTAATTCTAAATAAACCTGCTGGGTTAGTAGTTCATCCCTCGCCAGGACATCAGAATGATACCCTGGTTAATCGTTTATTAGCCCATTGTGATCAATTATCAGGAATTGGTGGGGTACAAAGACCAGGAATTGTGCATCGTTTAGATAAGGATACCACCGGGGCAATAGTGGTGGCTAAAACGGATTTTGCCCTGCAAAGTTTACAAGCTCAAATTAAGTCTAAAACTGCCCGTCGTCAATATTTGGGAGTGGTTTATGGGGTTCCTAAAACCAATTCAGGAACGATTAATCAACCTATTGGTCGTCATCCGATTGATCGCAAAAGAATGGCAATTGTTCCCATAGAAAACGGGGGACGGGAAGCCATTACCCATTGGCAAATGCAAGAACGAATCGGGAACTATACGTTAATGTTATTTACCTTAGAAACCGGACGTACCCATCAAATTCGGGTGCATACTGCTTCTATGGGAAATCCGATTGTGGGTGATCCTGAATATAGTCGAGGAAAAGCGATTGGTGTGAATTTACCCGGACAGGCGCTTCATGCTTGGAAATTAACCTTAAATCATCCAATTTCAGGAGAAATAATTGAAGCGATCGCTCCAATTCCAGATACTCTAAAAACGCTTTTAGAAGTCCTACGCCGCCGTTAA
- a CDS encoding phage SPO1 DNA polymerase-related protein, with amino-acid sequence MSDHEQLSLFDFKNTEPAAPLINLNRDLIPTDAKIAIPLGTYQTLEEIANHCNHCYRCELGQNRTHAVIGRGNIQAPIMIIGEAPGQNEDEQGLPFVGRSGQLLEKILESVGLTTDKEVYISNAIRCRPPNNRTPTPQEIEACKPYLLEQIRLVNPKIILLTGATAVKSLLGDKRGISKIRGQWMEWEGRLCMPIFHPAYLLRNPSKEQGSPKWLMWQDIQEVYNKLNE; translated from the coding sequence ATGTCTGATCACGAACAATTGAGTTTATTTGATTTTAAAAATACTGAACCTGCTGCTCCGTTAATAAATTTGAATCGGGATTTAATTCCGACTGATGCTAAAATTGCGATTCCTTTAGGAACTTATCAAACCTTAGAAGAAATTGCTAACCATTGTAATCATTGTTATCGTTGTGAATTAGGGCAAAATCGTACCCATGCGGTCATTGGTAGAGGTAATATTCAAGCGCCAATTATGATTATCGGAGAAGCACCGGGGCAAAATGAAGATGAACAGGGTTTACCCTTTGTTGGCAGGTCGGGACAACTGTTAGAAAAAATTTTAGAATCCGTGGGTTTAACTACGGATAAAGAGGTTTATATTTCTAATGCCATTCGCTGTCGTCCGCCGAATAATCGCACTCCTACCCCGCAAGAAATCGAAGCCTGTAAACCCTATTTATTAGAACAAATTCGTTTAGTTAATCCAAAAATTATTTTATTAACCGGAGCAACGGCGGTTAAATCTTTATTAGGAGATAAACGGGGAATTAGTAAAATTAGAGGGCAATGGATGGAGTGGGAAGGGCGATTATGTATGCCAATTTTTCACCCAGCTTATTTATTAAGAAATCCCTCTAAGGAACAGGGATCACCGAAATGGTTAATGTGGCAAGATATTCAAGAAGTTTACAATAAATTGAATGAATAA
- a CDS encoding phosphoribosyltransferase, with amino-acid sequence MGIYQVATLNSNSHHRVDGMAGGKQIMLFTPIFKDRTQAGEQLAKEILLQISLEHPNRDTKIVVYALPRGGVPVAVPIAQGLQAPLSVIVAKKITFPDNPELALGAVTSDGHVLWSKRKPLDLELQQRILEQAQTKAQQGWEQLSPACPDVNPHGALALIVDDGIATGMTMAVAAKALKAHHPLAIWICVPVAPLELIPSMQQWGDRIIVLETPDPFFNVGRFYQQFEQVETETALSDLQQQTWLQ; translated from the coding sequence GTGGGAATTTATCAAGTTGCAACTCTCAACAGCAACAGTCATCATAGAGTTGATGGGATGGCAGGGGGCAAGCAGATCATGTTATTCACACCAATATTTAAAGATCGGACTCAAGCGGGTGAGCAACTGGCAAAAGAAATTTTGTTACAGATAAGTTTAGAACACCCAAATCGGGATACAAAAATAGTGGTTTATGCCTTACCCCGTGGAGGTGTACCCGTGGCTGTGCCCATTGCTCAAGGGTTGCAGGCTCCTTTGAGTGTAATTGTGGCCAAAAAAATCACCTTCCCCGATAACCCAGAATTGGCCTTGGGTGCAGTCACCTCCGATGGTCATGTATTATGGTCGAAACGCAAACCCCTCGATCTGGAGCTTCAACAAAGGATATTAGAACAGGCTCAGACCAAAGCCCAGCAGGGTTGGGAACAGCTTTCTCCGGCTTGTCCAGATGTTAACCCCCATGGAGCTTTAGCCCTGATTGTTGATGATGGTATTGCCACTGGAATGACGATGGCTGTGGCGGCAAAAGCGTTGAAAGCTCATCACCCCCTGGCAATTTGGATTTGTGTTCCCGTGGCCCCGCTAGAATTAATTCCCTCTATGCAGCAATGGGGCGATCGCATTATTGTCTTAGAAACCCCCGATCCCTTTTTTAATGTTGGTCGGTTTTATCAACAATTTGAACAGGTAGAGACGGAAACAGCTTTATCCGATTTACAACAACAAACCTGGCTACAATAA
- a CDS encoding uroporphyrinogen-III synthase / uroporphyrinogen-III C-methyltransferase, with the protein MINPTGKVYLMGAGLGEIAYLTLQAQQLLSQAEVIIYDALVDNSILTLVPANCLKLEVGKRGGKPSTLQTEINQLLVKYCQEGKQVIRLKGGDPFIFGRTTSEIQDLIESECKFEVIPGLSSALAAPTLAHIPLTDPVMSRCFAVLTAHDLEALDWQIVSQIETLVILMGGRNLAEIVHQLLRHERLPQTSIAIIQSGGCPQQKVWVGRLNDIVEITANQSLSPCVIVVGEVVRLRDFINPDQYPWQQNQLPKNTILNQHIMNQLLLGKTILVTRSVEQSSIQSDLLKAQGAIVIEMPALVITPPSSWESLDQAIVQLGSSSENPFDWLILTSSNAVEYFFNRLITLGKDTRSLGQTKIAVVGKKTAASLQERYLKPDFIPPDFIADSLVEHFPESLAGKRILFPRVETGGREILVQELTAKGAILVEVAAYESGCPDSISTEVLDALQTQKIDIITFASSKTVKNFCQLIQTLPEQSLPPNYLDTIWIASIGPQTSKSCQSLLGRVDIEAQEYTLEGLTQAIIEISGKRKTQCL; encoded by the coding sequence ATGATCAACCCAACTGGAAAAGTTTATTTAATGGGGGCTGGGCTAGGGGAAATTGCCTATCTTACCCTACAAGCCCAACAGTTACTTTCCCAAGCAGAAGTAATTATTTATGATGCCTTAGTAGATAATTCTATTTTAACCTTAGTTCCGGCAAATTGTTTAAAATTAGAAGTCGGAAAACGAGGTGGAAAACCCAGCACTCTCCAGACGGAAATCAATCAATTATTGGTTAAATATTGTCAAGAAGGAAAACAAGTTATCCGTTTAAAAGGAGGCGATCCTTTTATTTTTGGACGGACAACATCGGAAATTCAAGATTTAATTGAATCGGAATGCAAATTTGAAGTAATCCCCGGACTTTCTTCGGCTTTGGCGGCTCCAACCCTCGCCCATATTCCCCTAACAGACCCGGTAATGAGTCGTTGTTTTGCCGTCCTAACTGCCCATGATTTAGAAGCCCTAGATTGGCAAATTGTTTCCCAAATAGAAACCCTAGTTATTTTAATGGGAGGACGGAATTTAGCCGAAATTGTCCATCAACTTTTACGCCATGAACGACTTCCTCAAACCTCAATTGCTATTATTCAATCGGGCGGTTGTCCCCAACAAAAAGTTTGGGTTGGCAGATTAAATGATATTGTAGAAATAACAGCCAATCAATCCCTATCTCCCTGTGTGATTGTGGTGGGTGAAGTTGTTCGTTTACGCGATTTTATCAACCCTGATCAATACCCTTGGCAACAGAATCAACTACCAAAAAATACTATTTTAAATCAACATATTATGAACCAACTACTATTAGGTAAAACTATATTAGTTACTCGCTCCGTAGAACAATCAAGCATCCAAAGTGACTTATTAAAAGCTCAAGGAGCAATTGTTATTGAAATGCCCGCTTTAGTGATTACACCTCCATCTAGTTGGGAAAGTTTAGATCAGGCTATTGTACAATTAGGAAGTTCATCAGAAAATCCCTTTGATTGGTTAATTTTAACTTCTTCTAACGCAGTTGAATACTTTTTTAATCGCTTAATTACCCTAGGAAAAGATACCCGCAGTTTAGGTCAAACTAAAATCGCCGTAGTCGGTAAAAAAACTGCCGCTAGTTTGCAAGAACGTTATTTAAAACCTGATTTTATTCCGCCGGATTTTATTGCGGATTCCCTGGTCGAACATTTTCCAGAATCCTTAGCAGGAAAAAGAATTTTATTTCCCAGAGTTGAAACCGGAGGACGGGAAATTTTAGTGCAGGAATTGACAGCAAAAGGAGCAATTCTTGTGGAAGTTGCCGCTTATGAATCCGGTTGTCCTGATAGTATTTCTACTGAAGTTTTAGACGCTTTACAGACCCAAAAAATTGATATAATTACTTTTGCTAGTTCTAAAACCGTCAAAAATTTCTGTCAACTGATTCAAACCCTACCGGAACAATCTTTACCCCCCAATTATTTAGACACAATTTGGATTGCTTCGATTGGCCCCCAAACTTCTAAAAGCTGTCAAAGTTTATTAGGAAGGGTAGACATCGAAGCCCAAGAATATACCCTAGAAGGATTAACCCAAGCGATTATAGAAATATCCGGTAAGCGTAAAACTCAGTGTCTTTAG
- a CDS encoding TPR domain protein: MLNRTQLLISSVFMAVIAISTPQITQATEIVAQANPQANKQLNDLLEQGRKLVDAGDVENAISIYTQAVSLDPRNPKIYSGIAYLEALRGNFQVAAQYYQNALILEPNNADFQYGLGFTLANLKQYDAAADAYRRATMLKRDNIPAHQGLAATLFRKGDYAGAIRAYQTLLTVDPRNWQAYSAMGMAFLKQENVSKALEVLQQAEMLAPNEASVQIKLGAALLKYGDRNGGIAAFEKAAQLAPRDGDVQFQIGEIFKVEQNFEAASQAYKRALALKPTLMAANAALGEIQLAKEDYVGAIISYRRVIENNPDDASAHFGMGMALKGRGSRETQAITFFQKALELYQQQGNTEGVQKSQAALKELQKKK, from the coding sequence GTGTTAAATCGAACTCAATTATTAATCAGTAGTGTATTTATGGCTGTGATTGCTATAAGTACACCCCAAATTACTCAAGCTACGGAAATTGTAGCTCAAGCCAACCCCCAAGCTAACAAACAGCTTAATGATTTGTTAGAACAGGGTCGGAAGTTGGTGGATGCTGGAGATGTAGAAAATGCCATTAGCATCTATACCCAGGCCGTTAGTTTAGATCCTAGAAACCCTAAAATTTATTCTGGGATTGCCTACCTAGAAGCATTACGCGGTAACTTCCAAGTGGCCGCCCAATATTATCAAAACGCCTTAATCCTAGAACCGAATAATGCTGATTTTCAGTACGGTTTAGGGTTTACCCTCGCCAATTTAAAACAATATGATGCGGCCGCGGACGCCTATCGTCGAGCCACCATGCTCAAACGAGACAACATCCCGGCTCACCAGGGATTAGCGGCTACCCTATTCCGTAAAGGGGACTATGCGGGGGCAATCCGAGCCTATCAAACCCTCCTGACCGTTGATCCGCGCAATTGGCAAGCCTATTCTGCTATGGGAATGGCTTTTCTGAAGCAAGAGAACGTCAGCAAAGCCTTAGAAGTGCTGCAACAGGCGGAGATGTTAGCCCCGAATGAAGCCAGTGTCCAGATTAAATTGGGGGCCGCTTTATTAAAATATGGCGATCGCAATGGCGGAATTGCCGCCTTTGAAAAAGCCGCCCAACTCGCCCCCCGGGATGGCGATGTGCAATTCCAAATCGGTGAAATTTTCAAGGTAGAACAGAACTTTGAAGCCGCCAGTCAAGCCTATAAACGGGCTTTAGCCTTAAAACCGACCTTGATGGCGGCCAATGCAGCCCTCGGTGAAATTCAACTAGCAAAAGAAGATTATGTCGGGGCGATTATTAGTTATCGTCGGGTGATTGAAAATAATCCCGATGATGCTTCCGCCCATTTTGGTATGGGAATGGCCCTTAAAGGTCGGGGGAGTCGGGAGACACAGGCGATCACGTTTTTCCAAAAAGCTCTCGAACTTTATCAACAACAAGGAAATACTGAAGGAGTGCAAAAATCCCAAGCTGCCTTAAAGGAATTGCAAAAGAAAAAGTAA
- a CDS encoding rRNA (adenine-N6,N6)-dimethyltransferase, which produces MRSPQPRKQFAQHWLRSEKALSKIVKSALLSPSDCLLEIGPGTGILTTQLLSVARSVVAVEIDRDLSQNLVKRFGNRDNFLLLEGDILTLDIEGQLQGFPNFQNPNKVVANIPYNITGPIVEQLLGTISEPNPHPYQLIVLLVQKEVAQRITANAGSKTFGALSVRVQYLANCEYICDVPAKAFYPAPKVDSAVLRLSPRPITHPANNPQYLETLLKLGFSSKRKMLRNNLQSVISRDQLTQLLEQLEINPQVRAEDLSVEQWVNLTNLMEITDLVTD; this is translated from the coding sequence ATGCGATCGCCCCAACCCCGCAAACAATTCGCTCAACATTGGTTACGCAGTGAAAAAGCCCTGAGTAAAATTGTTAAATCTGCCTTATTATCCCCATCAGATTGTCTATTGGAAATTGGCCCAGGAACAGGCATTCTCACGACTCAATTATTATCGGTAGCTCGGTCGGTTGTGGCAGTGGAAATTGATCGGGATTTATCTCAAAATCTAGTTAAAAGATTCGGTAATCGGGATAATTTTTTATTACTAGAAGGAGATATTCTTACTTTAGATATCGAAGGTCAACTCCAAGGTTTTCCTAATTTCCAAAATCCGAATAAAGTTGTTGCCAATATTCCCTATAATATTACCGGGCCGATTGTTGAACAATTGTTAGGAACCATTTCTGAGCCTAATCCTCACCCATACCAATTAATTGTACTATTAGTTCAAAAAGAAGTCGCCCAACGCATCACCGCCAATGCTGGATCTAAAACCTTCGGGGCGTTGTCGGTGCGAGTCCAATATCTGGCTAACTGTGAATATATCTGTGATGTCCCCGCCAAGGCCTTTTATCCAGCCCCTAAAGTCGATTCTGCGGTACTGCGTTTAAGTCCCCGTCCCATTACCCATCCCGCCAATAACCCGCAATATTTGGAAACCTTACTCAAATTAGGATTTTCCAGTAAACGAAAAATGTTAAGAAATAATTTACAAAGTGTGATCAGTCGAGATCAATTAACCCAATTACTGGAACAATTAGAGATTAACCCCCAAGTTCGCGCCGAAGACCTCAGCGTTGAACAATGGGTTAATTTAACTAACTTGATGGAAATAACTGATCTAGTCACTGATTAA
- the ispE gene encoding putative 4-diphosphocytidyl-2C-methyl-D-erythritol kinase, giving the protein MRSYSLIAPAKINLYLEIIGDRPDGYHELAMVLQSISLADQIDIRSIGIDAISVRCNHAEVPNDHTNLAYRAAALLTQEYPEAMAQFGGVEINIKKNIPIAAGLAGGSTDAAAVLVGLDLMWQLGLTQSELEVLGAQIGSDVPFCIQGGTALATGRGEELSPLKNLDNLYVVLAKYRNLGISTIWAYKTYRQQFSQTYISQAQDLETRQRRVHSGPMVSAIMYADGAAIGQLLHNDLEKVALPEHPQVLELREAFESQGVLGTMMSGSGPTVFALTESEAEALRVLEAVKTQIANPELDFWTAKFVSTGIRLAQS; this is encoded by the coding sequence ATGCGTTCCTATTCTTTAATTGCTCCGGCAAAAATTAACCTTTACTTAGAAATTATTGGCGATCGCCCTGACGGATATCACGAACTGGCGATGGTACTCCAAAGCATCAGTTTAGCCGATCAAATTGATATTCGATCAATTGGAATTGATGCCATTAGTGTCCGTTGTAATCATGCAGAAGTTCCCAATGATCATACTAATTTAGCCTATCGGGCGGCGGCCTTATTAACCCAAGAATACCCCGAGGCTATGGCACAATTTGGGGGAGTAGAAATTAACATCAAAAAAAATATTCCCATTGCCGCCGGGTTAGCTGGAGGTTCCACCGATGCAGCCGCGGTTTTGGTCGGTTTAGATCTAATGTGGCAATTAGGCTTAACTCAAAGCGAATTAGAAGTATTAGGGGCTCAAATTGGTTCCGATGTTCCCTTTTGTATTCAAGGAGGAACGGCTTTGGCTACGGGACGGGGGGAAGAACTTTCTCCTTTGAAAAATTTAGATAATTTATATGTGGTTTTAGCCAAATATCGGAACTTAGGAATTTCTACGATTTGGGCTTATAAAACCTATCGTCAACAGTTTAGCCAAACCTATATTTCCCAAGCTCAAGATTTAGAAACCCGTCAACGCCGAGTCCATTCTGGGCCGATGGTTTCTGCTATTATGTACGCAGACGGCGCGGCCATTGGTCAATTACTGCACAATGACTTAGAAAAAGTCGCCTTACCCGAACATCCTCAAGTCTTGGAACTGCGAGAGGCTTTTGAGTCCCAGGGGGTTCTGGGAACGATGATGTCCGGTTCCGGGCCAACGGTTTTCGCCTTAACAGAATCTGAAGCCGAAGCCTTACGGGTTTTAGAAGCAGTTAAAACCCAAATAGCTAACCCAGAATTAGATTTTTGGACAGCCAAATTTGTCTCCACTGGTATTCGTTTAGCCCAATCATAA